A window from Leptothermofonsia sichuanensis E412 encodes these proteins:
- a CDS encoding BolA family protein — translation MVSPEQVEAMVKAAIPDAQVQVQDLTGGGDHYQLTVISSLFEGKGLVQQHQMVYGAVRQAMSTEAIHALALKTYTPQAWAATGQVV, via the coding sequence ATGGTCAGCCCGGAGCAGGTTGAGGCGATGGTTAAAGCTGCGATACCCGATGCCCAGGTGCAGGTGCAGGATCTGACCGGCGGTGGCGATCATTATCAGCTAACCGTCATATCTTCGCTATTTGAGGGAAAAGGACTGGTGCAGCAGCACCAGATGGTCTACGGAGCAGTTCGACAGGCCATGTCTACTGAGGCCATTCACGCTCTGGCACTCAAGACTTACACCCCCCAAGCCTGGGCGGCAACTGGTCAGGTAGTTTAA
- a CDS encoding NUDIX domain-containing protein, with product MTYRNPVPAVDIIIELIDRPHRPIVLIERLNPPHGWAIPGGFVDYGESIETAARREAQEETGLVVELIEQFHVYSNPNRDPRQHTVGIVFLATAQGKPAAGDDAKHLDVFNPWQIPDNLCFDHDKILQDYLRYRFYGHRPGLEP from the coding sequence ATGACATATCGCAATCCCGTTCCTGCTGTTGACATCATCATTGAATTAATTGACCGTCCCCACCGTCCCATTGTTTTGATCGAACGGCTCAATCCTCCCCATGGGTGGGCAATTCCCGGTGGGTTCGTGGATTATGGGGAATCGATAGAAACCGCAGCCCGGCGAGAAGCCCAGGAGGAAACAGGTTTAGTCGTTGAGCTGATTGAACAGTTTCATGTCTATTCCAATCCAAATCGCGATCCGCGCCAGCACACAGTTGGCATCGTGTTTCTGGCAACTGCCCAGGGCAAACCAGCGGCGGGGGATGATGCCAAACACCTGGATGTCTTCAATCCCTGGCAGATTCCTGACAATTTGTGTTTCGACCACGATAAAATTTTGCAGGACTATCTCCGCTATCGGTTCTACGGACACCGACCAGGTCTGGAGCCTTAG
- a CDS encoding DUF3593 domain-containing protein produces MHALSIPTWIIHTSSVIEWIAAIWLIWRYGELTGNRVWWWFSLAMLPALVSAMCACTWHFFDNPQSLLWLVTLQASMTVVGNVTLMIAAWGLWRQGTGYGLSGTGNRGGAIAPGLFLLPAIAISKDTLFAVSLFPYLAFLWFITRSRQMPRLALIGFYMTLVFVGVTIPAGIYARVVYGQNLADVDWLHGSAESFLTLSNILIVLGFRQAVISQQQGLEQEEY; encoded by the coding sequence ATGCACGCCCTCTCCATCCCCACCTGGATTATCCATACTTCTAGTGTGATTGAATGGATCGCCGCCATCTGGCTTATCTGGCGCTATGGCGAATTGACAGGTAATCGGGTCTGGTGGTGGTTTTCGCTGGCGATGCTGCCCGCTCTGGTGAGTGCCATGTGTGCCTGTACCTGGCACTTTTTTGATAATCCACAGTCCCTGTTATGGTTGGTGACGCTGCAAGCCTCTATGACAGTTGTGGGAAATGTGACCTTAATGATTGCAGCCTGGGGATTGTGGAGGCAGGGAACAGGGTATGGGTTGTCGGGTACAGGGAACCGGGGAGGGGCGATCGCGCCCGGTTTGTTCCTGCTCCCAGCCATTGCAATCTCCAAAGATACCCTGTTTGCTGTTTCCCTATTTCCCTATCTGGCATTTCTCTGGTTTATTACCCGCTCCCGTCAGATGCCTCGACTGGCGCTAATCGGGTTTTACATGACTCTGGTGTTTGTGGGAGTCACCATTCCGGCAGGGATTTACGCCAGAGTTGTCTATGGGCAAAACCTGGCAGATGTTGACTGGTTGCATGGCAGTGCCGAGTCCTTTCTTACCCTGTCCAATATCCTGATTGTGTTGGGTTTTCGACAGGCTGTGATCAGTCAGCAGCAGGGGCTGGAGCAAGAAGAATATTGA
- a CDS encoding RidA family protein: protein MTRKIIRTDSAPAPVGPYNQAIAASGQFIFVAGQIPLNPVTGQIVGDGDVATQTEQAISNLKAILEAGGATLSDVVKTSVFLANMNDFAAMNAVYARYFDEETAPARACVEVSRLPKDVLVEIECIAVIAG from the coding sequence ATGACGCGCAAAATTATTCGCACCGATTCTGCTCCTGCTCCCGTAGGTCCCTACAATCAGGCGATCGCGGCAAGTGGTCAGTTCATCTTTGTGGCAGGACAGATTCCCCTGAATCCAGTAACCGGTCAAATTGTGGGGGATGGGGACGTGGCAACGCAGACGGAACAGGCAATCTCCAATTTGAAGGCAATTCTGGAAGCCGGGGGTGCCACCCTGTCGGATGTGGTCAAGACCAGCGTATTTCTGGCAAATATGAACGACTTCGCCGCCATGAATGCGGTTTATGCCCGGTATTTTGACGAGGAAACTGCCCCTGCCCGTGCCTGTGTCGAGGTTTCCCGTCTACCCAAGGATGTTCTGGTAGAAATTGAGTGCATTGCGGTGATTGCTGGTTAA
- the grxD gene encoding Grx4 family monothiol glutaredoxin, producing MTPETQERIETLVQQNKIMVFMKGSKLMPQCGFSNNVVQILNSLGVPFETCDVLEDYEIRQGIKEFSNWPTIPQVYIDGQFVGGSDILIELYQSGELQQMVEVALAS from the coding sequence ATGACTCCAGAAACCCAAGAACGGATTGAAACCCTGGTTCAACAAAATAAAATCATGGTTTTCATGAAGGGCAGTAAGCTGATGCCCCAGTGTGGTTTCTCCAACAACGTAGTGCAAATTCTGAACTCCCTCGGAGTTCCCTTTGAAACCTGTGATGTTCTGGAGGACTACGAAATCCGTCAGGGCATCAAAGAATTTTCCAACTGGCCCACAATTCCCCAGGTTTACATTGATGGGCAGTTTGTGGGTGGCTCTGATATTCTGATTGAACTTTATCAAAGTGGCGAACTGCAACAGATGGTTGAGGTCGCCCTAGCCTCCTGA
- the tnpC gene encoding IS66 family transposase produces MKELPDLKQLTDSDKDRLIQTLWDELQKLQQKKPKKTSKNSSLPPAQGFKAAVSEPSGSQEINRSASVGRCGGGRKLTPNPDQIIRAEVNRCKTCGVSLSGTLQQLLQRYEKVEIPPIRPVVTQVERYGCTCPGCGEVQLAPVPVGLEPGSPFGDGVAALVTTLRYGHAISYARLSQLMSEVFNLAISEGALASLFQRVKTQLDPSIAAIVQRLRSSRLVGSDETSARLRGKTVWEWVFQNAQVCLHVIRPSRGAEVIEHVMAGHRPEIWVSDLFSAQKKHPASDWQVCLAHQLRDCQYGIDAGDTIFSPRMKRLVLRACAWHRRWEQLSASTQYQYRCRINRELDQALALCPTQADGIRLQTRYRNLREHLFLFLADTTIAPTNNASEQALRMSVIFRKVTNGFRSEWGKDLFADIRSVVNTGKRQGLSAFESISAALNPHQSLFPLS; encoded by the coding sequence ATGAAAGAGCTTCCAGACCTCAAGCAACTCACAGACTCTGATAAGGACAGGCTGATCCAGACACTGTGGGATGAGCTGCAAAAGTTGCAACAAAAGAAGCCGAAAAAGACATCCAAGAATTCCAGTTTACCCCCTGCTCAAGGATTCAAAGCAGCAGTTAGCGAGCCTTCTGGCTCCCAAGAGATAAATCGAAGTGCGAGTGTGGGACGCTGTGGTGGTGGGCGTAAGCTGACTCCGAATCCCGACCAAATTATCCGCGCCGAAGTGAACAGGTGTAAAACTTGTGGTGTGAGTCTGTCTGGAACCCTTCAGCAATTGCTGCAACGCTATGAAAAAGTGGAGATTCCACCGATTCGCCCGGTTGTGACTCAAGTGGAACGGTATGGTTGCACCTGTCCGGGTTGTGGAGAAGTTCAATTGGCTCCAGTTCCGGTGGGACTAGAACCCGGCAGTCCCTTCGGCGATGGGGTGGCGGCCTTAGTCACGACGTTGCGCTACGGTCATGCAATCAGCTATGCGCGGCTGAGTCAACTGATGTCGGAGGTGTTCAATTTAGCGATTTCCGAAGGTGCTTTGGCAAGTCTCTTTCAACGAGTCAAAACGCAATTAGACCCATCGATTGCGGCGATTGTGCAGCGCTTACGCAGTTCCCGACTGGTCGGCAGCGATGAAACCAGTGCGCGGCTGAGAGGCAAGACGGTATGGGAATGGGTGTTTCAAAATGCTCAAGTCTGCTTGCATGTGATTCGCCCGTCCCGTGGGGCAGAGGTGATTGAGCACGTGATGGCAGGGCATCGTCCTGAGATTTGGGTGTCGGATTTGTTCAGCGCTCAAAAGAAACATCCTGCGTCAGATTGGCAAGTCTGCTTAGCCCATCAGTTGCGCGATTGTCAGTATGGCATTGATGCCGGGGATACGATCTTTTCGCCTCGGATGAAGCGGTTAGTCTTACGCGCTTGTGCTTGGCATCGACGCTGGGAGCAATTGTCTGCTTCGACGCAATATCAATATCGCTGCCGGATCAACCGAGAATTAGACCAAGCACTCGCCCTGTGTCCGACTCAAGCCGATGGCATTCGGCTGCAAACGCGCTACCGAAACTTGCGGGAGCATCTGTTTCTATTTTTGGCAGACACAACGATTGCGCCGACCAATAATGCCAGTGAACAGGCGCTGCGGATGAGTGTGATTTTTCGCAAGGTGACCAATGGGTTTCGCTCCGAGTGGGGCAAAGATTTGTTCGCCGATATTCGTTCTGTGGTGAATACGGGTAAGCGTCAAGGGCTTTCTGCTTTTGAGTCCATTTCTGCGGCCTTAAACCCTCACCAATCCCTATTCCCGCTGAGTTGA
- the csaB gene encoding polysaccharide pyruvyl transferase CsaB, with amino-acid sequence MGTVRAILCGYYGQGNGGDEALLASLLQMLPEHVTPLVLSGNPQQTSDRYGVDAINRKDPQALFRALRQSQAFIWGGGSLIQDATSVLSPFYYTGLMKLAQLFGLKTIAWAQGIGPLKRPFTRWAAKHTFARCSVVSVRDRGSAEFLADWGIPFTLAPDPVWAMESSPVSGLWDLPAPRVAVNLRPHPLLTPARLANLIQALIDFQKATRTCLLLVPFQTSQDLAIAQAIQPRLPGPSQIISLEDPHQLKGLFRGVEMAISMRFHGLIMAASEECRCFALSYDPKVRQLMHDLSLPGWELADLPDNPNLISKTWIEHYANGSPLSNDQIQFLVDRALIHRELLQQVFAT; translated from the coding sequence ATGGGAACTGTGCGAGCGATTTTGTGTGGATATTATGGGCAGGGCAATGGGGGAGATGAGGCATTACTGGCTTCGTTATTGCAGATGTTACCAGAGCATGTGACGCCTCTGGTGCTGTCTGGCAATCCACAGCAGACGAGCGATCGCTACGGGGTTGATGCCATCAATCGCAAAGATCCCCAGGCACTGTTCCGGGCATTGCGCCAATCCCAGGCATTTATCTGGGGGGGAGGGAGTTTGATTCAGGATGCCACCAGTGTCCTGAGTCCGTTCTACTACACTGGACTGATGAAGCTGGCTCAACTGTTTGGCTTGAAGACGATCGCCTGGGCGCAGGGGATTGGTCCCCTGAAGCGCCCATTCACCCGCTGGGCAGCAAAACATACCTTTGCCAGGTGCTCTGTGGTGAGTGTGCGCGATCGCGGCTCGGCTGAGTTTCTGGCAGATTGGGGCATTCCCTTTACGCTGGCTCCTGACCCTGTCTGGGCAATGGAATCCAGTCCAGTGAGTGGACTGTGGGATCTGCCCGCACCCAGGGTTGCCGTGAACCTGCGGCCCCATCCTTTACTCACCCCAGCCAGACTGGCAAACCTGATTCAGGCTTTGATTGATTTCCAGAAAGCAACCCGGACCTGCCTGTTGCTGGTACCGTTTCAAACGAGTCAGGACCTGGCGATCGCCCAGGCAATTCAACCCAGACTTCCCGGTCCCAGCCAGATTATCAGCCTGGAAGACCCCCATCAGTTAAAAGGACTGTTTCGCGGCGTCGAGATGGCCATTTCCATGCGCTTCCACGGGTTGATTATGGCCGCCTCTGAAGAGTGCCGCTGCTTTGCCCTCAGCTATGACCCCAAAGTTCGCCAGCTCATGCATGATTTGTCTCTCCCTGGATGGGAACTGGCAGACCTCCCGGACAATCCCAACCTGATCAGCAAAACCTGGATTGAACACTACGCCAATGGTTCCCCTCTGTCGAATGACCAGATTCAATTTCTGGTAGACCGTGCCCTGATTCACAGGGAACTGTTGCAGCAGGTCTTTGCTACCTGA
- a CDS encoding S8 family serine peptidase — MTDQTSGNSAEGNSQGTTMPESSMGRVLQRGGEELLLEKVPDRFVVSASDPAALSELTQGLPVEVNPAQVPNQLTEIIVDPTRQNGVMQQMRGAEAVNYATHVYHLKDDPSAVVYVKNQITVQFAPDVEQAAIAQILSELGLRQVKPVVGIPNTFVLELTPEATENPVKIANRLMQRSQVLTAEPDVVVRTQHLYRPSDPLYPKQWHLNHSGGSQLAAGSHVSAEQAWDITRGIRSVVVAIMDDSVDLRHPDFQGVGKLVAPRDFKDKDFLPMPVDASDNHGTSCAGVAVAEENGVGTVGIAPGCALMPIRTTGFLDDGAIEDLFGWAMTRGASVISCSWGPAAVYFPLSLRQRAALTRAATEGRNGKGCVIVFAAGNSNRPTNGTVNERGWPNNVLSGQTAWLGGFTVHPDVITVSASTSLGKKAAYSNWGAEVSVCAPSNNAPPGFWLQQTGYIYTPPEVRGPLSGLGIFTADRVGAEGYDPSSYTADFGGTSSACPLVAGVAALVLSVNPDLTAAEVRQILQQTADKIVDTSPDPQFGFNKGTYEIGGRCDWFGYGKVNAFKAVQAAAQRQKQSIIAASRYIQQQDTTGRAIPDDNPNGVTSQLRFSETNRVRDIQVGVAIDHSFLGDLEIQLIAPSGATVLLQGRTLGRRTSLQTIYTLQTTPSLRRFLGQPARGEWALRVVDFAPGDTGTLKSWQLILGI; from the coding sequence ATGACTGACCAGACCTCAGGCAATTCTGCCGAAGGCAATTCCCAGGGAACCACCATGCCTGAATCCAGTATGGGCAGGGTTTTGCAGCGAGGGGGAGAGGAACTCCTGCTGGAAAAAGTGCCCGATCGCTTTGTGGTCAGTGCCTCTGATCCAGCCGCTTTATCCGAACTGACGCAGGGATTGCCAGTGGAAGTGAATCCAGCCCAGGTTCCCAATCAACTGACTGAGATCATAGTTGATCCCACACGCCAGAATGGGGTAATGCAGCAAATGCGGGGGGCAGAGGCGGTCAACTATGCCACCCATGTTTACCACCTGAAGGATGACCCCAGTGCCGTTGTTTATGTCAAAAACCAGATTACGGTTCAGTTTGCACCGGACGTGGAGCAGGCTGCGATCGCCCAGATCCTGTCAGAACTGGGGCTGCGCCAGGTCAAACCTGTAGTCGGCATCCCCAACACCTTTGTGCTGGAGCTAACACCGGAAGCGACTGAAAATCCAGTCAAAATTGCCAACCGACTGATGCAGCGATCGCAGGTACTCACCGCTGAACCGGATGTCGTCGTCCGCACCCAACACCTCTATCGCCCCTCTGACCCGCTTTATCCAAAACAGTGGCATCTCAATCACAGTGGTGGCTCCCAGCTTGCGGCTGGTTCCCATGTCTCTGCCGAGCAAGCCTGGGACATTACCCGTGGCATTCGTTCTGTGGTTGTGGCGATTATGGATGACTCCGTCGATCTGCGCCATCCCGATTTCCAAGGCGTGGGCAAACTGGTTGCACCCAGGGATTTTAAGGATAAGGACTTTTTGCCCATGCCGGTGGATGCCAGCGATAACCACGGGACATCCTGTGCCGGAGTTGCGGTTGCCGAGGAAAACGGCGTCGGTACCGTTGGAATTGCCCCTGGTTGCGCCCTGATGCCAATTCGGACCACGGGTTTTCTGGATGATGGGGCGATCGAAGACCTGTTTGGTTGGGCAATGACCCGGGGTGCCTCCGTCATTTCCTGTAGCTGGGGACCTGCCGCTGTTTACTTTCCCCTCTCCCTGCGGCAGCGGGCTGCCCTGACTCGCGCGGCCACCGAAGGACGTAACGGCAAGGGGTGTGTGATTGTGTTTGCTGCCGGTAATTCCAACCGTCCTACCAATGGCACCGTCAACGAGCGGGGGTGGCCCAACAATGTTTTGAGCGGGCAAACTGCCTGGTTGGGCGGGTTTACAGTTCACCCGGATGTGATCACCGTGTCTGCCAGTACCAGCCTGGGTAAGAAAGCCGCCTACAGCAATTGGGGCGCAGAAGTCTCAGTCTGTGCACCCAGCAACAACGCCCCACCAGGTTTCTGGTTGCAACAAACCGGCTATATCTACACACCGCCAGAGGTGCGGGGACCTTTATCTGGACTGGGCATTTTCACGGCTGACCGGGTGGGTGCGGAGGGGTATGACCCCAGTAGCTACACGGCAGACTTTGGCGGCACCTCCAGCGCCTGCCCCCTGGTTGCAGGGGTGGCAGCCCTGGTGCTGTCGGTTAATCCGGACCTGACTGCTGCTGAAGTGCGGCAAATTCTGCAACAGACTGCCGACAAAATCGTAGACACCAGCCCCGATCCGCAGTTTGGTTTCAATAAGGGGACTTACGAAATTGGCGGACGCTGCGACTGGTTTGGCTATGGCAAGGTAAATGCGTTCAAGGCCGTGCAGGCAGCTGCCCAACGCCAGAAGCAGTCTATTATTGCGGCTTCCCGTTACATCCAGCAGCAGGACACCACTGGCAGGGCTATTCCAGATGACAACCCCAATGGGGTGACCAGCCAACTGCGTTTTTCCGAAACCAATCGGGTTCGGGATATCCAGGTTGGCGTGGCGATCGACCACAGCTTTTTAGGAGATCTGGAAATCCAGTTAATTGCCCCCTCTGGTGCAACGGTACTTCTGCAAGGGCGAACCCTGGGACGCAGAACTAGCCTGCAAACCATCTATACCTTACAAACAACCCCCAGTCTGCGCCGATTTCTCGGTCAACCCGCAAGAGGAGAATGGGCGTTGCGGGTGGTTGATTTTGCCCCTGGCGACACCGGCACCCTCAAAAGCTGGCAATTAATCCTGGGAATTTAA
- a CDS encoding lysophospholipid acyltransferase family protein, with amino-acid sequence MSSFDSMTPLESDLQPPVHSDVHVPSPFLGGFLRHNLLMHAAKFSFQASSNAGVLPPAQFTPWLASLAYPVGRYGLLPAYFREIEVIGQENIPLSGPVILAPTHRSRWDAFVIPYAAGHDITGRHLHFMVSADEVVGCQGWLIRHLGGFPVNTKRPTISSLRYGIELLRKHEVLVIFPEGDIFRGRDIQPLKPGLARLALQAEANQPDLDTRIVPIHIHYNQPTVPWKSRVKIQIGTPLRVADYNLGSPKNDAQLLTCGLFRSLKSLEERV; translated from the coding sequence ATGAGTTCGTTCGATTCCATGACCCCGCTGGAGTCTGATCTCCAGCCACCTGTTCATTCAGATGTTCATGTGCCGTCCCCTTTCCTGGGGGGCTTTTTAAGGCACAACCTGTTGATGCACGCGGCAAAATTCTCGTTTCAGGCGTCTTCCAATGCTGGGGTGCTCCCCCCCGCTCAGTTTACGCCCTGGTTGGCGTCGCTGGCGTATCCAGTTGGTCGCTATGGCCTGCTCCCGGCTTACTTCAGGGAAATTGAAGTGATTGGGCAGGAAAATATCCCGCTCTCAGGTCCTGTGATTCTGGCTCCAACCCATCGATCGCGGTGGGATGCCTTTGTCATTCCCTATGCCGCCGGGCACGACATCACGGGCCGACATCTGCATTTTATGGTTTCAGCCGATGAAGTGGTTGGCTGTCAGGGTTGGCTGATTCGGCATTTGGGTGGCTTCCCAGTGAATACTAAACGCCCGACTATTTCCAGTCTCCGCTACGGTATCGAACTACTGCGAAAACACGAAGTACTGGTCATTTTCCCTGAAGGGGACATTTTTCGAGGACGAGATATTCAGCCGTTGAAACCAGGACTGGCCCGACTTGCGCTCCAAGCAGAAGCGAACCAACCGGATCTGGATACCCGGATTGTGCCCATTCACATCCACTACAACCAACCCACGGTTCCCTGGAAAAGCCGTGTCAAAATTCAGATTGGAACTCCCTTACGGGTGGCTGACTATAATCTTGGATCGCCTAAAAACGATGCTCAGTTGTTGACGTGCGGTTTGTTCCGCTCTCTCAAGAGCCTGGAAGAGCGAGTTTGA